In Aquimarina sp. TRL1, a single window of DNA contains:
- a CDS encoding T9SS type A sorting domain-containing protein → MKKKRLFTLLMTLSVFCSAFSWEGLKSSETTQEENTRIDGMPKFDTTYNILFFEDIEQYRSFYQYLEKWADQRDIDEGLDKIEAMFPGYISYRTWFNTTYNWLDGAFTEKELEAIYAKDIHGDDIAKTLYNQYSEIGIGEYVYTKLSENMTIKTPKTKLHLLETLRKEERGGDKLPEKVLKQEGTKLLSKKFTFQKSTVYVGEDTYYESSASVSSGVCEVYRKGLRVALDKFVHSDDEDCAPYCWSQSLYTADEIKVDWGDGSPIETHTSVSNINLSHTYTTLGTKTITTTITFTDHDGTERVLSDTTTVSVNDIVCGAPVEFSVTGDSSSGDYLLACKMWFVEHIEFAYQAIKSYSHSWKRQPSGLWKRKRAEIYVKIDNSIFRDEACNYLQTVTGDKHRNWRKKVQKTKEITEAGYYINVRASNGEVKTYHYLKKDGVHLTKYLAYYPCEEEEPCEEVVEAVNYLPMSDVLGDGAGVHTYPTLTGDANGDGKQDLIFVGQNWSGAGLNVRTKLSNGDGTWTATSDVLGDGIGVHTYPTHVGDVNGDGKADLVFVGQNWSGAGLNVRTKLSNGDGTWTAVSDILGDGIGVHTYPSHIGDVNGDGKADLVFVGQNWSGAGLNIRTKLSNGDGTWTAISNVQGDGVSVHTHPSHMGDVNGDGKADLVFVGQNWSGTGLNVRTKLSNGDGTWTHTSAILGDGAGVHTYPSHMGDVNGDGKDDLVFIGQNWSGAGLNIRTKLSNGDGTWTHKSDIQGDGIGVHSYPTLTGDFNGDCLMDIAFVGRNWGCADALFIRTKLSNGNGSWTHYHELQGDGAGVLEYPVIAADVADSSNTDLVFVGQNWNGSGLHIRTKAAQFTSEGCCLGGPFAEADFIGGYGINQFPSYYGETAVHGYCPGDKIIVNGAASSCENRYFLEIAEFDLTSWTLVGTPLFSDWICTDCTVPDGIAINDLVTPGSLEQGKIYKFKLAVGTPWVETNQFFTYGYCKNGAVISTEGIHIGEKPQVEIFPNPATNNIRIDTRQISNAYSIKIYDLTGNLVRGQKLEKQQQIQQMSLTKMPPGLYMVSVYDKHGVLLVTNKLVKK, encoded by the coding sequence ATGAAGAAAAAACGACTTTTTACATTATTGATGACACTATCTGTGTTTTGCAGTGCTTTTTCCTGGGAAGGTTTGAAAAGTTCAGAAACAACGCAAGAGGAAAATACGCGTATCGATGGAATGCCCAAATTTGATACGACCTACAATATCTTATTTTTTGAAGATATTGAACAGTATCGCAGTTTTTATCAATACCTGGAAAAATGGGCAGATCAAAGAGATATTGATGAAGGGTTAGATAAAATAGAAGCGATGTTTCCAGGGTATATTTCATATAGAACCTGGTTTAATACTACTTACAATTGGTTGGATGGAGCTTTCACAGAAAAAGAATTGGAAGCAATCTATGCCAAGGATATTCATGGAGATGATATTGCTAAGACACTATATAATCAATACAGTGAGATTGGGATAGGGGAGTATGTCTATACAAAATTGTCTGAAAATATGACAATCAAAACCCCTAAAACAAAACTACATCTATTAGAAACACTAAGGAAAGAAGAACGGGGAGGAGATAAGCTTCCGGAAAAGGTATTAAAGCAAGAAGGGACTAAATTATTGTCCAAGAAGTTTACATTTCAGAAAAGTACAGTATATGTAGGAGAAGATACATATTACGAATCTTCAGCATCAGTAAGTTCAGGCGTATGCGAAGTGTATAGAAAAGGATTACGGGTTGCATTAGATAAGTTTGTTCACAGCGATGATGAGGATTGCGCTCCTTATTGCTGGTCACAGTCATTGTATACTGCGGATGAAATCAAAGTTGATTGGGGAGATGGTTCTCCCATAGAGACACATACCAGTGTTTCTAATATTAATTTGAGTCATACATATACGACCTTAGGAACCAAAACGATCACTACTACAATTACATTTACAGATCATGATGGTACAGAAAGAGTATTATCGGATACGACAACAGTAAGTGTTAATGATATTGTTTGTGGAGCTCCGGTAGAATTTTCAGTAACAGGGGATTCCTCTTCAGGAGATTATCTGTTAGCTTGTAAAATGTGGTTTGTAGAGCATATAGAATTTGCATACCAGGCGATTAAAAGTTATTCACATTCCTGGAAACGGCAACCTAGCGGATTATGGAAACGCAAGCGAGCAGAAATCTATGTAAAAATAGACAATAGTATTTTTAGAGATGAGGCGTGTAATTATTTACAAACAGTAACAGGAGATAAACATCGCAACTGGCGGAAAAAAGTGCAAAAAACCAAGGAAATTACAGAAGCGGGATATTATATAAATGTCAGAGCATCAAATGGAGAAGTGAAGACATATCATTATTTGAAAAAAGATGGAGTTCATCTAACCAAATACTTGGCGTATTACCCTTGCGAAGAAGAAGAGCCTTGCGAGGAAGTGGTAGAAGCTGTTAATTATCTTCCAATGTCTGATGTGTTAGGAGATGGAGCGGGAGTACATACCTACCCGACTCTTACAGGAGATGCGAATGGAGATGGAAAACAAGACCTTATTTTCGTAGGTCAAAATTGGAGTGGCGCAGGATTGAATGTCCGTACCAAACTATCTAATGGAGACGGTACCTGGACCGCAACATCTGACGTACTGGGGGATGGCATTGGTGTGCATACGTATCCTACGCATGTGGGAGATGTTAATGGAGATGGGAAAGCTGATTTGGTATTTGTAGGTCAGAACTGGAGTGGTGCAGGATTGAATGTCCGTACCAAACTATCCAATGGAGATGGGACCTGGACAGCAGTATCAGACATACTAGGGGATGGAATTGGGGTACATACCTATCCATCACATATAGGAGATGTTAATGGAGATGGGAAAGCTGATTTGGTGTTTGTAGGTCAGAACTGGAGTGGTGCAGGTTTAAATATCCGTACAAAATTGTCTAATGGAGACGGTACCTGGACAGCAATATCAAATGTACAGGGAGATGGTGTTAGTGTGCATACCCATCCATCACATATGGGAGATGTGAATGGAGATGGGAAAGCTGATTTAGTATTTGTAGGCCAAAACTGGAGTGGTACAGGATTAAATGTTCGTACCAAACTATCCAATGGAGATGGAACCTGGACGCATACTTCTGCCATATTAGGAGATGGAGCAGGCGTACATACCTATCCATCACATATGGGAGATGTGAATGGAGATGGGAAGGATGATTTGGTGTTTATTGGTCAAAATTGGAGTGGTGCAGGTTTAAATATCCGTACGAAACTGTCTAATGGTGATGGGACCTGGACTCATAAATCGGATATACAGGGAGATGGAATAGGAGTGCATAGTTACCCGACACTAACAGGAGATTTTAATGGTGATTGCTTAATGGATATTGCTTTTGTAGGAAGAAATTGGGGTTGTGCAGATGCATTGTTTATTCGCACAAAACTGTCCAATGGTAATGGTAGCTGGACACATTATCATGAGTTGCAGGGAGATGGAGCAGGAGTGTTAGAGTATCCGGTAATAGCAGCTGATGTAGCAGACAGCAGCAATACGGATTTAGTGTTTGTAGGTCAAAACTGGAATGGTTCCGGGTTACATATAAGAACCAAAGCAGCTCAATTTACCAGTGAAGGGTGTTGCCTGGGAGGTCCTTTTGCAGAAGCAGATTTTATAGGAGGATATGGAATTAATCAATTTCCTTCATATTATGGAGAAACAGCAGTACATGGATATTGTCCAGGAGATAAAATTATAGTAAATGGAGCTGCCAGCTCTTGTGAAAATCGTTATTTCTTAGAAATTGCTGAATTTGATCTGACATCCTGGACTTTGGTAGGGACTCCTCTGTTTTCTGATTGGATTTGTACAGATTGTACTGTGCCAGATGGGATTGCTATTAATGATTTGGTGACTCCCGGAAGCCTGGAACAAGGTAAAATTTACAAGTTCAAGCTTGCAGTAGGAACCCCTTGGGTAGAAACAAATCAATTCTTCACATATGGATATTGCAAAAATGGAGCAGTAATTTCTACAGAAGGAATACATATTGGAGAAAAACCTCAGGTAGAAATATTCCCGAATCCGGCAACAAATAATATCCGGATTGATACAAGACAAATATCAAATGCGTATTCTATAAAAATATATGACCTCACTGGAAATCTGGTGCGGGGACAAAAACTAGAAAAGCAACAACAGATACAACAAATGAGCCTGACCAAAATGCCTCCGGGACTCTATATGGTTTCTGTATACGATAAGCATGGAGTATTACTCGTTACCAATAAATTAGTTAAAAAATGA